Below is a window of Gloeocapsa sp. PCC 73106 DNA.
GCTTGTCGTTATCTCCAATATAATACTCTACTCTCCAGGTAAGACTAGTTAGTGCGATCGCTTCATATTCATCGATGATTAATTGGGTGCAACCATTGAGGATTATTCCCAAGACGACGATTAAACCGAGATTGCGCAAATAATTTTTAAGCATATATGTACTTGTAAAAATAACACGGGGAAAGTTATTAGCTGCTACTGTCCCCGCGTTTAGAGAATTGACCCTAATCTACTGATTTCGTCTTATTGCAGAGGATGAAAAAGTAGGTCAGGATAAAAACGGTTGAATTCAATTAACATACCTGCGGTGAAAGTCAACAGCGCGGCAATCAGAACCGGTGCGGTGGATAAAAAAGCGGTAAAATCTTTCATGGATACATCCTCTCAATAGTTCAACTTGACAAAAATTTTAACGAGGTGAAACGGATATTTGGTTATCGGGAACGGTTAATTGACCCGACACCAATTCTTTAAAAGCTAATACAGGCCAAGCAAAACCCGATAGCATTTTAGCAATAGCTAGGGGTACATCGATAACGACTTCTTTAGCTTCAGGATTTTTATCGGTGCTAATCGCTATTAAATAAGCACGACCTACCCAACCGATCCAACCGGTGATATACAGGAATAGAATACTAGGGATCAGAAAATCTCCCGCGTGGCTCAAACGACCATCTACAATCAGATGGGGGTAGCCTTCTGGTCCACAGAGGGCTTGAGCGTAACGTTCAGCACGTTTTTGACCTGACATAGGGTCGTTGGTGGTATTGCGAAAGTTTTTAGCCTTTTGTTGATAAGCGGCGGACTCGCTACAGGGAACCAAACCCGCTACTGATTCATCGGCTGAAGCTGAAAGAGTAAAATTGAAGCAAAGCATCAAAGCTAGAAGTAAAGCAAAAAACCGTCTCATAGATTTGTTTCCTTTTGTTACAATAGGTTAATTCTTTTTTACAAAAGAAACGAGCTAGTTAACACAAGCATCATAGACTTAAATGCGCCTGAGTTAGTGATTCTGACTCAGGTTTCCCAACTAGAAAAGAGTGTTAAAGTAATAAACACATACAGTCCTATTTGAGATTAAATTAGCACGCAATGGCAACGATTTTAGCAGTAGAAACGAGTTGTGATGAAACTGCTGTGGCAATTGTAAAAAATCGTTATATTTGTAGTAACGTAGTGGCGTCACAAATTTCTCTACACGGTGCTTACGGCGGTGTAGTACCAGAGATAGCTTCGCGTGAACATCTAGTGACGATTAACCCATTAATTACTCAAGCTTTAACAGAAGCAGACATAAGCTGGTCAGAAATAGACGCGATCGCCGCCACAGCAGCCCCTGGACTAGTGGGTGCCTTACTCATTGGGGTAACTGCAGCCAAAACCCTAGCTATAGTAAAAGCTAAACCCTTTTTAGGGGTACACCATTTAGAGGGTCACATCTACGCCAGTTATCTGAGTGAACCCCAATTAAAACCCCCATTTTTATGTTTGTTGGTTTCAGGAGGACACACCAGTTTAATCTTGGTCAAAGACTGTGGTCAATATGAAAGCGTAGGAACTACTCGAGATGATGCCGCAGGAGAAGCCTTCGATAAGGTAGCCAGATTACTCAAACTGGGTTATCCTGGTGGTCCGATCATCGATCGCCTGGCGAAAACGGGTAATGCAGCAGCCTTTTCTTTACCTGAGGGCAAAATTTCCCTACCAGGAGGTGGCTATCACCCCTACGATTGTAGCTTTAGCGGTTTAAAAACAGCAGTCATGCGCCTAGTAGACAAATTAGACCCCGATGCTCTTCCCGTGGAGGATCTCGCAGCCAGTTTTCAAAGGACCGTGGCGCGTACCCTCACCCACAAGACGATTAACTGTGCTTTGGACTACCGTATCGAAAATATCGTAATTGGGGGTGGAGTGGCGGCTAACAGCGGTTTGAGAGCACATTTACAAGAGGCTGCAGCCAAAGAGGGTTTAAGAGTGTATTTTCCTCCCTTAAAATTATGTACCGATAACGCGGCGATGATCGCCTGTGCTGCCGCTGATCATTTTGCGCGAGGACATCGCTCCTCCTTGGCTTTAGGGGTACAATCTCGTCTAGCGATCACGGAAGTGATGAAACTATATAGAAATTAATCTGAATGTTGGGATTTTTGAACTTAGATAAGCCCAGTGGCTGGACATCTCATGACTGCGTCGCGAAGATACGGCGCTTGTTAAATCTTAAAAAAGTGGGACATGGTGGAACCTTGGATGTGCGATTCGTTTAGGTCAAAGTTGAGAAAGTCATAATCAGTAGGTAGGAGCAATCCTTTAGCTGAGAGACCCCTAGAAGCCAATTCTAGCCCAACGTAAACCTAGTAAGGTAAATCCCTTAAAAAAGTGAAATTAAGACCTCTTAAAATCGATTCTAAAGGGACAAAAAAAAAGGTAAAAGGCTCACTGAGTCTAAATCATGAAATCATGAGTAATAATACTCAAGAAATAGCAAAAGAAAGGAAATGTTAAGAGTTTGTCACAAAACTCAAAGCGGATTACCGAATCAAGCAGGTAGTGATTACCGAACCTTAACAACTTAATTATCGTGTAGGTGAAAGTCCTATCCCCCATGTGTTGGGGTGACAGCATAGCCCGCGGTGAATTGAGGTGGTATCTCATACGCCGAAGCCGGGTTAAAAGCAGGTAACTTGGTAATCTGAACCGGAACCCCTGCAAGCATTCTCGTCATGAATAGGAATACGAACTCTCGTCTGAACCATCGTTACTCCAAAACAGCCAAAACAGATTGATAAGGCTGCAGTCAAAAGACAATGAACTAACATACCAGCAGATTGCCCAATCTGAACTGGAAACACATATATAGTCCCGGTGGAGAGAGAGATTCTAAAACGAGACAGAACGATAATTAGGAACGAAGTAACCCCTAGAAAGCTCTTGAATATCAAGTAGTAACCAGCGAAAGCCAATAGGGGAAGGATTGACTAAGAAGCCAACGCTTTCCAATAACAGGAAAGATATGCAGACATAGTCACTTTGATAAATAGGAAATAGTTGTAAGTAGAGAGTTATTATCGATGAACGTAAAGTACGATACAAAGAATTGGAACGAAATCGACTGGAAAACAGTTGAAATCGCCGTCTTTAAACTCCAAAAGCGAATATTTCGAGCAAGTCAGGAAGGCAATGTCAAGCGGATCCACAGCTTACAAAAGCTACTCAGTACCTCGTATTACGGAAAGCTATGGGCAATTCGTAAGGTAACGCAAGACAACCAAGGAAAGAAAACGGCAGGGGTAGATGGAGTTAAATCCCTTAATCCCAGAGAACGTCTTGAAATGGTTGAGAAAATCAAACTAGAAGGTAAAAGTAAACCAACCCGTAGGGTATGGATACCCAAACCTAATGGGGAGAAACGACCCTTGGAGATACCTACCATATACGAACGTGTAAAACAATGCTTAGTAAAGTTAGCTCTTGAACCCGAATGGGAATCACGTTTTGAGGTAAATAGTTACGGATTTCGACCTGGAAGAAGCTGTCACGACGCAATTGAGGCAATATTCAATCAAATTAGATATATGCCTAAATATGTATTAGACGCTGACATATCCAAATGTTTTGACAAGATAGACCAAAGGAAACTAATAGTCAAAATCAATACATACCCACAACTTAGAAGGCAACTAAAAGCCTGGTTAAAGAGCGGTGTGATTGACGAAAAGAGCTGGTATCCAACCAATGAAGGCACACCACAGGGGGGAGTGGTGTCTCCATTATTAGCAAATATAGCGCTTCATGGGATGGAAACAGAGGTTAAGAAATACGCTAGAACGTTAAAAGGGAACAAAAGAGATAACGAAAGCTCAGTAAGTCTAATCAGATATGCTGACGATTTCGTAATAATTCATAAATCCCTAGAAGTGGTTCTAAAGTGTAAAGAGATAATCGAAAATTGGCTAAAGAACATTGGTCTAGAACTCAAACCTAGCAAAACCAAAATATCTCACACGCTAATAGAGTGCGAAGGGAACATAGGCTTTGATTTCCTAGGGTTCACCATCAGACAGTTTTCAGTAGGAAAACATCAAAGTGGAAAGAATTCTAAAAGAGAGAAACTAGGGTTCAAAACAATCATAAAACCCTCAAAACAGAAAATCAAGACGCACATCAAGAAACTCGGCGAAGTAATAAGAGCTCATAAGTCAATACCACAAATAGCCTTAATCAAGAAATTAAATCCAATAATTAAAGGGTGGTCAAACTACTATAGCTCGGTCTGCAGTAAGGAAGAATTTTCATATTGTGACCACATACTTTATCAACAACTTAAAAGATGGGCAAAAAGACGACATCCCAAGAAGTCAAAAACATGGGCAGCTAACAAATACTGGCATATTGAAGGTAAAAGAAAATGGGCTTTTGGAGTCAGAAACAAAGAGAGTAAAAACTTCTTTGGGCTTATCGAGCACAATAAAACACCTATCGTGGAACACGTAAAAGTTAAAAGTGATGCAAGCCCATTTAATGGGGAGCTCACCTATTGGAGTAGTCGAAGGGGTAAACACCCAGAAGTCTCAACTAGAGTGGCAACACTTCTTAAAAGACAAAAAGGAAAATGTGCCCATTGTGGATTAATATTTCGAGATGAAGATTTGATAGAAGTAGACCATATTACCCCCAAACACAAAGGTGGCAAAAACAAATATGAGAACCTTCAACTACTTCATAGGTATTGTCATGACATTAAGACAACAATGGAATTAAAGACTTGTACCGATGACAACGGATTTATTAGAGAGGAGCCGTGTGAGGTGAAAGTCTCAAGCACGGTTCTGAAGACAAGTCGAATGGGTGACCGTTCGGCTTAGTTTAACCCTTTGGCTACTGGTGTATTACCGATTGCAGTAGGAAAAGCTACGCGTTTATTACCGTTTTTACCCAGTGATAAAGCCTATCGCGCTAGGGTCAGATTGGGACAACGCACCACCACCGATGATTTAGAAGGGGAAATTATTACCAGTCAAGACGCGAGTGGGGTTAGTTTAACTCAAGTTGAATCGCGTTTACCTCAGTTTTTGGGAGTCATTCAACAAGTACCCCCCGCTTATAGCGCTATTTCCGTAGGGGGTAAACGACTCTACGAACTAGCTAGAATGGGTAAAGCCGTAGAAGTACCCGTTAGAAGCGTATCAGTGCAACAAATAGAGATAATCGGTTGGTATCAGGGAGAATTTCCTGAAGTAGAACTAGCGATCGCCTGTGGGCCCGGGACCTATATTAGAGCGATCGCGCGAGACCTCGGGGATAGTCTGGGGGTGGGTGCTACCTTAGCCGCTTTGACGCGCACTAGTAGCTGTGGGTTTTCCCTAAAAGACAGTTTAACCCTTACTCAGATAGAAAGCGAGTTAAATCTGATTCCACCTCTGGTAGCCTTAAAACATTTAGAGACTATTACCCTTACACCAGAATTAGCTCAACGTTGGTGTCAAGGACAAAAAATTCCCATTATCTCCCCTACCCCAACAACAGAAGAACCGTTATTAGTAATTGCCGCAGCAAGTCAAGATTTTTTAGGTCTTGGTAACTTAATATTCAGTGACAACCAATGCTTATTAGTTCCTAAATTAGTTATGTAGAATGCTGTGAGTTCCCTTTCCCCTTTACCCTTTACCCCTTCCCCTTTACCCCTTCCCCTTTACCCCTTCCCCTTTACCCTTTACCCCTTCCCTTTACCCTTACCCCTTGATTTAATATGAACAAACCTCTTTCTCCCAAAGTTTACCTTATTGGTGCGGGTTCGGGAGATCCAGAATTATTGACCGTCAAAGCTCAAAAAATCATCGCTCAAGCTGATGTAATTCTCTACGCTGATTCTCTGGTACCTCGAGAGATTTTACAGGATGTGCGTCCCGATGTGGAATTAATCCGCACCGCTAATATGACCCTAGAAAAAATTATACCCCTGATGATTGACCGGGTTAATGCTAATCTGAGCGTGGTTCGTCTCCATTCAGGAGATTTAAGCTTATATAGCGCGATTACCGAGCAAATTCAAGCTTTAATTAAAACTCAGACTCCCTTTGAGTTAGTACCAGGAATTAGCGCCTTTCAAGCGGCCGCTGCCCAATTAGGGGTAGAATTGACTGTACCTGACTTAGTACAGACTATTATCCTCACGCGTATCAGTGGAGAAGCTTCAAAAGTACCAGAGACAGAAGAATTATCATCTTTAGCGGCCCATCAAGCTAGTCTCTGCTTATACTTGTCAGCGCGTCACGTGGAATCAGCCCAGGAAAAACTCCTGCAGCACTACCCCCCAGATACTCCCGTCGCCGTCTGCTTTCGCGTGGGTTGGTCAGATGAACGGATTTGGGTTGTTCCTCTAACAGAAATGGCCGCTTTAAGCGATAAAGAAAAGTTAATTCGCACCACCCTCTATATTATTAGCCCAGCTTTATCTAGTTTAAATCAGGAACTAGATGGGCGATCGCGCCTTTATCATCCCGAACACAGCCATATTTTTCGTCCCCGGGTATAGAGCTCACAAGCTTTCTAGCCACCCTGTCACCCCGTCAGGGGGAAAGGTTTAACCTAAAACCTAAAACCTTGGACCTTTTACGCATAAGTTAAACTGAAATAGTCCGTCTTTATTAGTGCGCGGTTTTAGACCTAAATTTTTGGTGAGATAAACTATCCCTATTTATTAAATAAATATGCTTAAAACACTTTGGGCTACTGTTCGGCAAAGAAAGATTGAACTTTTGGAATCGCTAGAGCTACCAGAAGGAACAAAATTACTGGTGACACTGCACCATGATACTGAAAGTGAGTCTTGGCTTCAAATCAGTCAACCATCACTAGATGCAATCTGGGATAATACCGAGGATGATGTGTATGCCGAGTTACTGCAAAAATGACATTATCTTGATGCTGAGGCAGAACAGCTAGAGCGGTCTTTGCGAGTTTGGTTAGGGTTAAATTAACCATGACGATGAAACGATCGCTCTCAAAATAACTTTTAAAACTACAGAAGTACACATAAGGTTCAAAGTAATAGGAGGAACGGTGTTAGGTAATAGCTGTGAAGTTAAACCTTTCCCCCTTACCCTTAAATTCCCACTTTCCCTGCCCTCCGCGCTATACTATAGCCAACCCTTGAGACGACGAGCAACCTGTGGACGACGTAGCTTACGCATCGCTTTGGTTTGAATTTGGCGTACTCTTTCTCGTGAGAGATTAAACATACCTCCAACCTCATCTAAAGTGTAAGCTTGGTCTGTAGTCAATCCATAACGCAATGAAATTACATCTCGCTCTCGCTCGGTCAAAACCTCTGCTAGTACCTCAGAGATTTCCTGACGCATCATGGTCTCGCTGATTTTATCTTCGGGTAACTGGATTTCTGTATCTTGAAGCAGATCAACTAACTCGGTATCTTCTCCTTTCCCGATGCGATGATTAAGAGATAGAGACTGGCGCTTTAATTCCAACAGATAACGCAACTGGAGGGGAGAAATTTCCATTTCTGTGGCGATTTCTTCTTCTTTAGGGTTGCGGTGTAGTTGTTGCTTAAGTACCCGTTGAGCTTTTTTGAGTTTATTTAGTTTTTCGACAATATGAATAGGAAGACGGATGGTACGAGCATCGTTAGCAATAGTTCTAGTAATCGCTTGGCGAATCCACCAGTAAGCGTAAGTAGAGAATTTATAACCCTTATTGGGGTCAAATTTTTCTGTAGCTCGATTTAATCCTACAGCACCTTCTTGAATTAAATCTAAAAAGGGGACACCACGATTTAAATAGCGTTTAGCAATAGAGACGACTAATCTTAGATTCGAGCGGATCATTTTGCGTTTAGCGACACGTCCCTGATAAAGCAGATTATCTAATTGTCCGACGCTATTTAAAGCCAAAGCAGTAACTAATTCCGCTTTAGTGGGCGATCGCCTTAATTCTCTTTCTAATTGCTGAGTTTGCTCTTCTACCTTTATTAAAAATTTGATTTGGTACGCTAGAGTCAGTTCTTCCTCGGGATTTAGTAGAGGATAACGGGCCATTTCTTGAAAAAACGTACCAATAGTGTCGTCTAATTTAGACTTTGACGATGACCATGATTTGGTAGATTCAATCTCAGGTTCTAATTGAGAAAAGGAAATTTCAATTAAGTTTTCCTGAAATTCATTGGAGTGATTGGATATGTTCATCAGGGTTAAATGATACCAACTAGGATTTTTATTTTGCTAAAATCGATAAAAGAAAACTATTGTTTACATTTATTCACTTTTTTTGAGAACCGTTTGCAGGAATTAGGATGTTTTTGACTAGGTTAGCAGAAATAATAATTTTATTTGTTTACTTCATCACAAAATTCAACTATTATCTGATTAAATAAATCTACAATTATGATAACTAGAACACTGATTTGCTCGGAACCCTCATCGGCTTATCTAACTGGCTCACCCTCCCCGTTATGGTTAGAAGTGCTGGTAGACTGTCCCGGTGTACAGGGTTTATATACTTATCGTTTACCAGAAAATCTGGAAGTGCAACCAGGAGATATCGTAACCGTTCCCTTTGGTAGTAAATTAATGGGTGGAATCGTAATTCGTTTGAGAGAGTCACCCCCAGAAAATTTAGAACCTCAACAAATCAAAGAAATCGCCGGTTTAAGCGCTAGAGGTGTGTTTCCTCCAAATTATTGGCGCTTAATGGAGCAAGTGGCGGAGTATTACGCAGTGGAACTAATGAGCGTGATTCGACTAGCCTTACCGCCGGGTTTATTGAAGCGTTCTCAGCGACGTATCCGTTTACAACCAGAAGCGATACCCTCTGGATTTGAAGTTTTTTGTAGTGCTTCAGCTCGAGCTATTTTGAATCTACTGCAAAGTCAGCAGACAGGAGACTACAGCGTTAAATATCTCCAGCGTCAAGTGCGGGGTTTTGAAAGAGGATTGACAGAACTAATTAAAAGAGGGTGGGTAACGAGTTATTTAGAACCACCGAAGGCGATCGCCCCTAAATTACAGAAAGCGGTAACAAAAGTCGTAGAAACCTCTCCCAGTGATTTAACAACCAAGCAAAGGGAAGTATTAGAAATTCTAGGAATCAGAGGAGGAGAACTCTGGTTAAAAGAGTTATTAGAGCTCACCCAAGTCACCATCTCCGTGGTCGAAACCTTAGCCAAAAAAGGTTGTGTCGTAATCGAAGCAAGAGAAACACTGCGCTTATATCGAGATGGGAAAGTCACCCCAGACAAGATACAACAACTAACACCACCACAAGCTGAAGCGGTACGAGTAATTACCGAATTGGCAGGATATGCGCAAGTCTTACTCCACGGTGTGACTGGATCGGGAAAAACAGAAGTATATCTTCAAGCGATCGCCCCCCTACTAGAATCAGGTAAATCAGCTTTAGTACTAGTACCCGAAATCGGCTTAACCCCTCAACTGACCGATCGCTTTCGGGCACGTTTTGGAGAACGAGTTTACGTTTATCATAGCGCGCTAGCTGATGGGGAACGCTACGACACCTGGAGACAGCTACTCACAGGAGAACCTCAGGTAATTATTGGTACTCGTTCCGCCGTATTTTTACCCCTAATTAACCTAGCTTTAATCGTACTGGACGAGGAACACGATTCCAGCTTTAAAGAAAGTCAACGCATTCCCACTTATCACGCGCGTCAGATTGCTCAGTGGCGAGCTCAACTCTCTCCCTGTCCCCTCGTTTTAGGATCAGCCACCCCCGCTAGTGAAACCTGGTATCAGTTTCAGCACCAACAGCCTCCTCAATCATATTACCTATCTCTACCTGAGAGGATACAATCTCGTCCCTTACCTGCAGTAGAAATCGTGGATATGCGCCAAGAACTCCACAGGGGTAATCGCTCCATTTTCAGTACCACTCTCGCTAACACTTTAGCTGAATTAAGAAACAACCAACAACAGGCGATTCTTTTTATTCCCCGGCGCGGTCACAGTACTTTTGTATCTTGCCGTAGTTGTGGATACGTGATTGAATGTCCCCATTGCGATGTTTCCCTTTCCTACCACTACGCTCAAGAAGGAGCAACAAGGTTACTACGATGCCACTACTGTAATTATAGCAGTCTACACCCCAACGCTTGTCCTAGCTGCGATTCCCCCTACTTGAAATTTTTTGGCAGTGGTACCCAAAGAGTTTACCAAGAATTGAGTCGCCAGTTACCCGAGTTACGTTTAATTCGCTTCGATAGCGATACCACGCGCACGAAAGGCTCCCATCGTCGCCTGTTAGAGAGTTTCGCCCAAGGAGAAGCAGACGTATTAATAGGGACTCAAATGCTCACTAAAGGGCTCGATTTAGCTCAGGTAACCCTGGTAGGAGTAGTCGCCGCCGACGGATTACTACACCACTCCAACTATCGTACTGCAGAACAATCCTTTCAAACCCTCACTCAAGTAGCAGGACGCGCGGGACGAGGTGACCAACCCGGTAGAGTAATCATCCAAACCTATCACCCGGAACACCCAGTATTAGAAGCTGTTCAAACTCACGACTATTCCTCTTTTATGGAGACAGAGTTAACACAAAGAGCCGAACTCAATTATCCTCCCTATGGAAGCTTGATTTTAATACTCTTAAAAGGTCTCAATCAGATAGAAGTAGAACGAACCGCAGAGCAAATCAGAGACAATTGCGCTCAGATATTACCCCCAGAAGTAGAAATTCTTGGACCTGCCCCCGCTCAAATTATGCGAGTCGCTAGTCACTATCGCTGGCAAATTCTACTCAAGTTTCCCCATTCTCAACGTCATCAATCTCTTGACTTTCAAGCGTTACAACAACTCTGTCCAACCTCCGTCACCATGTCTATTAGTATCGACCCGTTGAACATAGAATGATTTCAATTCAATTACCCAGTGCGATCGCTCTTGTTGTTACTCCAACGCAATTTGAGATGTTAGTAACAGTTAATCGGGATTTAAAACTAGAACGCACATCCACAGGAGAATTAATCGTGAATCCCCCCACAGGAGGAGAATCTGGAAAAAGAAATTTCAATCTAATTGGTCAACTAGCACGCTGGTGCGAAGCATACGCTGATTTAGGCGAGGGTTTTGACTCTTCCACTGGTTTTCAACTTCCTGATGGTGCGATTCTCTCTCCAGATGCTTCCTGGATTAGACGCGATCGTTGGGAAGTTCTTACCCCTGCTGAGAAAAAGGGATTTATTCCCCTTGCTCCCGATTTTGTGGTGGAATTGCGTTCTGAATCTGACAGTTTACCCAAACTACAAGCTAAGATGCAGCAATACCTCGATAATGGTACTAGATTGGGATGGCTAATTGACCCTCAAAATCAAACAGTAGCCATTTATCGTCCCCATAAAGATGTAGAAGTTCTGCAAAACCCTCAGATGCTCTCAGGAGAAGATGTCCTACCAGGATTTAGCTTGAGTCTTGCGAAAATATGGTTAAAATAAGGCACGAGGTCTTGACAATATCGCGCTTTATCGGTTATACTCTTAGTATAATGGGAATCTGTGCGCGCCTATAATTGACTCCCAAAAAAGTTTTAAAACCCAACCCATCAAAACACTAATTTTTACTCTTAAAACTAACTTCTAGTTTTTATGAAAAAAAGATATATTTATTGGCAGGAAGAAGATATGTGGATAGGGTATTTCGAAGAGTATCCTGACTACTGGACTCAGGGCGAAACCGAAGAAGAACTACAAGAAAACTTAATCGAGATCTACAGAGAATTAACCGGGGGAACAATTCCAAATGTTCGTAGGTTAGCTGAACTTGAGATATCGTGAAAAGGAGAGACTTGATCAGAAAACTGGAAGATATGGGATGTGTCTTCATTCGTCACGGTGGTAAACACGATTGGTATCAAAACCCAAAGACGAAAATTTCTCAACCTATTCCTAGACATCGAGAGATTAAAGAGCAACTTTCCAAACACATTATTAAAATGCTCAGTTAAACGTGCGCACTCGCCGAAAGCGATATTCCTGTGCGATCGCTTACGGAACTTCCTGTTGACTTTTTAATCAAAAAAGGCTATAAGTCAATATGGATAAAGATTAGAGCTAAATTAGCCCCAAAAATCTGTACCCATGTAGGTGTTTGACAAACATTTAGCGTTCGCTGTATCATTGAAATATAGGTTCAAATCACTCAAACCACCCTCCATTTAAGCATCAGAGGATTTGTACCCATGTAAAGCGACTACAAAAATCACTCAAAGTCGCTCTAGGTAGGGCTTTCATTATTTTTGCTAGGCGGAAGTTCCGCTGTAAGGATAATTTTCGGCATTAGAAATACAAGATTTATCTTACCACTCCCACACTTTCTTGATGCACTACCTCTTGCCCCTACCCCAATATAAGATTTACAAATTGTAAATTTATGGTATCCTTGTAGCTGGAAAGTAAAAAATGTTAAGCAGAATAGTTCATGATTGGCAATATTGACCAAGTTTACTTTTTCGGTGATAGTCTGACTGATACAGGTAATGTCTTTAATTTTACTGGTGGTTTTCCTGATTCTTTCGGTGGTGTTTTCCCCTATGAAGATGGGCGTTTTTCCAATGGAAATGTCTGGACTGATTATTTCACAGAAGAATTTAATTTAACAGTCGATCCTTTTATTGCAGGTCCTGGTCTCAACTTAGATCTTGATGACAATAATGACGGAACTAATTTTGCTATTGGCGGTGTAGATTCTGGAGATGGATCTGGAAATGTTGGTCCTGTACCCATCGGTTTAGAACAGCAGATCGATTCGTTTGAAGTATTGGTTAATGATCTGAGTTCTCAAGGAGAGGTGTTTAATAATGATCTCTATTTTTTATGGATTGGTGCTAACGATTATTTGCGTTTTATCGAGAATGCCGACGATCCATCTACTCTAAACGTTATTGAAGTGGAAGCTAATTTTCCGCAAAACCCTATCAATTTAGTTACTAATGTTGTAGTAAATAATATTAGCCAAGCCCTTCAAGATCTCGTTGATATTGGAGCAAGAGATATCGTTGTTTTTAATTTGCCGGACTTAGATTATACTCCTTTAGCTACAGGTTTGGATGAAGACGATCAAGAAGAGCTTAGAGATATTACTGAAGATCATAATAATAGGTTAGAAGATCAATTAGAATCACTTAGAGAAGAAAATCCCAATATCAATCTAATTGATATAGATATTAATCAATTATTTGATGAATTCATAGAGGACCCAACGAACTTTGATTTTACTAATGTTACAGACAACTTTTCAGGAGTAGATCTGTATACAGGAGCTGCAATTCCTCCAGCCACAGGAAATATTAGTAATTTTTTATGGATTGATAGTGTTCATCCAAGTACTAAGGCTCATGAATTAGTAGCTGAGTTAGTTATTGATTCAGTTGCTGATGAGGTAGGTTCTTCAATATTGAGTTTTGGTCAAAGACCCAATCGACTGCAAATGGAAGCTTTCATCGATGAAGAA
It encodes the following:
- the truB gene encoding tRNA pseudouridine(55) synthase TruB, giving the protein MATGVLPIAVGKATRLLPFLPSDKAYRARVRLGQRTTTDDLEGEIITSQDASGVSLTQVESRLPQFLGVIQQVPPAYSAISVGGKRLYELARMGKAVEVPVRSVSVQQIEIIGWYQGEFPEVELAIACGPGTYIRAIARDLGDSLGVGATLAALTRTSSCGFSLKDSLTLTQIESELNLIPPLVALKHLETITLTPELAQRWCQGQKIPIISPTPTTEEPLLVIAAASQDFLGLGNLIFSDNQCLLVPKLVM
- the psaJ gene encoding photosystem I reaction center subunit IX produces the protein MKDFTAFLSTAPVLIAALLTFTAGMLIEFNRFYPDLLFHPLQ
- the cobM gene encoding precorrin-4 C(11)-methyltransferase; its protein translation is MNKPLSPKVYLIGAGSGDPELLTVKAQKIIAQADVILYADSLVPREILQDVRPDVELIRTANMTLEKIIPLMIDRVNANLSVVRLHSGDLSLYSAITEQIQALIKTQTPFELVPGISAFQAAAAQLGVELTVPDLVQTIILTRISGEASKVPETEELSSLAAHQASLCLYLSARHVESAQEKLLQHYPPDTPVAVCFRVGWSDERIWVVPLTEMAALSDKEKLIRTTLYIISPALSSLNQELDGRSRLYHPEHSHIFRPRV
- the ltrA gene encoding group II intron reverse transcriptase/maturase, translating into MNVKYDTKNWNEIDWKTVEIAVFKLQKRIFRASQEGNVKRIHSLQKLLSTSYYGKLWAIRKVTQDNQGKKTAGVDGVKSLNPRERLEMVEKIKLEGKSKPTRRVWIPKPNGEKRPLEIPTIYERVKQCLVKLALEPEWESRFEVNSYGFRPGRSCHDAIEAIFNQIRYMPKYVLDADISKCFDKIDQRKLIVKINTYPQLRRQLKAWLKSGVIDEKSWYPTNEGTPQGGVVSPLLANIALHGMETEVKKYARTLKGNKRDNESSVSLIRYADDFVIIHKSLEVVLKCKEIIENWLKNIGLELKPSKTKISHTLIECEGNIGFDFLGFTIRQFSVGKHQSGKNSKREKLGFKTIIKPSKQKIKTHIKKLGEVIRAHKSIPQIALIKKLNPIIKGWSNYYSSVCSKEEFSYCDHILYQQLKRWAKRRHPKKSKTWAANKYWHIEGKRKWAFGVRNKESKNFFGLIEHNKTPIVEHVKVKSDASPFNGELTYWSSRRGKHPEVSTRVATLLKRQKGKCAHCGLIFRDEDLIEVDHITPKHKGGKNKYENLQLLHRYCHDIKTTMELKTCTDDNGFIREEPCEVKVSSTVLKTSRMGDRSA
- a CDS encoding RNA polymerase sigma factor, RpoD/SigA family; the encoded protein is MNISNHSNEFQENLIEISFSQLEPEIESTKSWSSSKSKLDDTIGTFFQEMARYPLLNPEEELTLAYQIKFLIKVEEQTQQLERELRRSPTKAELVTALALNSVGQLDNLLYQGRVAKRKMIRSNLRLVVSIAKRYLNRGVPFLDLIQEGAVGLNRATEKFDPNKGYKFSTYAYWWIRQAITRTIANDARTIRLPIHIVEKLNKLKKAQRVLKQQLHRNPKEEEIATEMEISPLQLRYLLELKRQSLSLNHRIGKGEDTELVDLLQDTEIQLPEDKISETMMRQEISEVLAEVLTERERDVISLRYGLTTDQAYTLDEVGGMFNLSRERVRQIQTKAMRKLRRPQVARRLKGWL
- the tsaD gene encoding tRNA (adenosine(37)-N6)-threonylcarbamoyltransferase complex transferase subunit TsaD; the encoded protein is MATILAVETSCDETAVAIVKNRYICSNVVASQISLHGAYGGVVPEIASREHLVTINPLITQALTEADISWSEIDAIAATAAPGLVGALLIGVTAAKTLAIVKAKPFLGVHHLEGHIYASYLSEPQLKPPFLCLLVSGGHTSLILVKDCGQYESVGTTRDDAAGEAFDKVARLLKLGYPGGPIIDRLAKTGNAAAFSLPEGKISLPGGGYHPYDCSFSGLKTAVMRLVDKLDPDALPVEDLAASFQRTVARTLTHKTINCALDYRIENIVIGGGVAANSGLRAHLQEAAAKEGLRVYFPPLKLCTDNAAMIACAAADHFARGHRSSLALGVQSRLAITEVMKLYRN
- a CDS encoding photosystem I reaction centre subunit III, with the protein product MRRFFALLLALMLCFNFTLSASADESVAGLVPCSESAAYQQKAKNFRNTTNDPMSGQKRAERYAQALCGPEGYPHLIVDGRLSHAGDFLIPSILFLYITGWIGWVGRAYLIAISTDKNPEAKEVVIDVPLAIAKMLSGFAWPVLAFKELVSGQLTVPDNQISVSPR